One genomic region from Shewanella aestuarii encodes:
- a CDS encoding glycosyltransferase family 9 protein, which translates to MKLDLTQMKSLCLLRLSAIGDVCHAVAMVQAIQRQYPNLAITWVIGKVEYQLLKHLPGIEFVIFDKSQGWRSYLALRKTLVGKKFDVLLHMQVALRASIASLMIPAKVRIGFDKTRAKEGQWLVTNHAIEPQAEPHVLDGFMGFAKAIGVKDLNPSWNIPVPETDTAFAKQAITNDKPALIICAAASKAERNWLPERYAAVADHAVSKGYQVLLCGGPTALEKQLAESIQQFANHELANWVGKTTLTQLLAMLKQANLVLAPDTGPLHMAVTQGTPVIGLYAHSNPGRTGPYFYRDNTVSVYHQVIKQQVEGEIKWGKRAKGADLMKMISVADVISIFEQRS; encoded by the coding sequence ATGAAGTTAGACCTCACCCAAATGAAATCATTATGCCTATTGAGGCTCTCTGCAATTGGAGATGTATGTCATGCGGTAGCCATGGTGCAAGCAATACAACGCCAGTATCCTAATTTAGCCATTACATGGGTTATTGGTAAAGTTGAGTATCAACTGCTGAAGCACTTACCGGGAATTGAGTTTGTTATTTTTGATAAATCACAAGGCTGGCGTAGCTACCTAGCATTACGTAAAACCTTGGTCGGTAAAAAATTTGATGTGCTATTACATATGCAGGTGGCATTAAGAGCCTCCATCGCCTCGTTGATGATCCCAGCTAAAGTTCGTATTGGTTTTGATAAGACCAGAGCCAAAGAAGGTCAGTGGTTAGTGACCAACCATGCCATTGAACCGCAAGCAGAGCCGCATGTATTAGATGGCTTTATGGGATTTGCTAAAGCTATTGGGGTTAAAGACCTCAACCCAAGCTGGAATATTCCAGTGCCTGAAACCGATACCGCGTTTGCAAAGCAAGCTATAACCAACGATAAACCGGCATTAATTATTTGTGCCGCAGCCAGTAAAGCGGAGCGTAACTGGTTGCCTGAACGCTATGCCGCGGTTGCTGATCACGCTGTGAGTAAAGGTTATCAGGTGCTACTTTGTGGTGGACCAACCGCATTAGAAAAACAGCTAGCAGAGTCGATTCAACAATTTGCTAATCATGAGTTAGCAAATTGGGTAGGTAAAACAACGTTAACCCAATTACTGGCAATGTTAAAACAGGCGAACTTAGTGTTAGCGCCCGATACTGGTCCATTGCATATGGCAGTTACTCAAGGCACACCTGTGATTGGCTTATATGCACACTCAAACCCAGGGCGAACAGGGCCTTATTTTTACCGAGACAATACCGTGAGTGTGTACCATCAGGTTATCAAGCAACAAGTTGAAGGTGAGATCAAATGGGGCAAGCGAGCTAAAGGTGCTGATTTGATGAAGATGATAAGTGTGGCGGATGTGATTAGTATTTTTGAGCAGCGTAGCTAA
- a CDS encoding 3-deoxy-D-manno-octulosonic acid kinase, with protein MQTKPIKNGVIAWCAEHAANIDATMFNVDYWQANHAVIGESKGRYTTWFVQTDKRHHQQQWVLRHYWRGGLMAKFSRDAYLYRGLTTTRAYAELALLAQLHQEGFAVPNPIAAKIERFGIWYRADIIIERVANAKDLVAHLAKHLMNNTQWQQLGATIAQFHVRGVYHADLNAKNILFADNKFYLIDFDRGVIKPPQANWQQANLQRLLRSFKKEQAKLPQLQFSEVDFQQLLTGYHTINPINFTGITTN; from the coding sequence ATGCAGACAAAACCGATTAAAAATGGCGTTATAGCTTGGTGCGCAGAGCATGCTGCTAACATTGATGCAACCATGTTTAATGTTGATTACTGGCAAGCTAACCATGCCGTTATCGGTGAGTCAAAAGGACGCTATACCACGTGGTTTGTGCAAACGGATAAGCGGCATCATCAGCAACAATGGGTGTTGCGTCATTATTGGCGTGGTGGCTTAATGGCGAAGTTTAGCCGTGATGCTTACCTATATCGAGGCTTAACCACGACTCGAGCCTATGCAGAATTGGCGTTATTAGCGCAACTTCATCAAGAAGGCTTTGCGGTTCCTAATCCAATTGCGGCTAAAATTGAGCGATTTGGTATTTGGTATCGAGCAGATATTATTATTGAACGCGTTGCTAACGCTAAAGATTTAGTCGCACATTTAGCTAAACATCTGATGAATAATACTCAATGGCAGCAATTAGGCGCCACTATTGCGCAGTTTCATGTTCGTGGAGTGTATCATGCCGATCTTAATGCCAAAAACATCCTATTTGCCGACAATAAGTTCTATCTGATTGATTTTGATAGAGGTGTAATTAAACCTCCGCAAGCAAACTGGCAACAAGCTAACTTGCAACGCTTGCTGCGCTCATTTAAAAAAGAACAGGCTAAATTGCCTCAATTGCAATTTAGCGAAGTTGATTTCCAACAGCTATTAACCGGTTATCACACTATCAATCCAATCAATTTTACAGGTATCACGACAAATTAG
- a CDS encoding TetR/AcrR family transcriptional regulator, whose translation MKTRDKIVFASLELFNEHGERSITTNHIAAHLGISPGNLYYHFRNKEDIINSIFTLYESHLESGFKPYADVPITVDLLIGYFDAMFYTLWQFRFMYANLADILSRDEALKRRYLHAQQQVLNRSSEVLRKLKKDGFLDVADERVVDLADTIKMMVSFWISYQLTQSSISTITKATLYDGLLRVLMIFKAYATPSSLATFERLEQHYHDIANQERAAA comes from the coding sequence ATGAAAACCCGCGATAAAATTGTTTTTGCAAGTCTTGAGCTTTTCAATGAACACGGTGAGCGCTCAATAACCACCAACCACATTGCTGCTCATTTAGGGATCAGTCCGGGCAACCTCTATTACCACTTCCGCAATAAAGAAGACATTATCAACTCTATCTTCACCTTGTATGAAAGCCACCTTGAATCCGGCTTTAAGCCTTATGCTGATGTCCCTATCACGGTTGATTTATTGATTGGTTATTTTGATGCCATGTTCTACACCTTGTGGCAATTCCGTTTTATGTATGCCAATTTGGCCGATATTTTAAGCCGTGATGAAGCACTTAAGCGTCGTTATTTGCACGCCCAACAACAAGTGTTAAACCGCTCAAGTGAAGTCCTACGTAAATTGAAAAAAGATGGCTTTCTTGATGTTGCGGATGAGCGCGTAGTAGATTTAGCTGACACCATAAAAATGATGGTCAGCTTTTGGATTAGTTATCAGCTGACTCAAAGTAGTATCTCAACCATCACCAAAGCCACCTTATACGATGGTTTATTAAGGGTATTAATGATTTTTAAGGCCTATGCTACTCCGTCATCACTAGCGACATTTGAGCGTCTTGAGCAGCATTATCATGACATCGCCAACCAAGAGAGAGCTGCAGCTTAA
- a CDS encoding glycine C-acetyltransferase — MASSSFYDRINQQIADVKADGLYKSERVIASAQQTAIEVNHQEVINFCANNYLGLANHPELIKAAQQGLASHGFGMASVRFICGTQDIHKQLEASLSEFLGMEDTILYSSCFDANAGLFETLLDAEDAIVSDALNHASIIDGVRLCKAKRFRYANNDMADLEVQLIAAKEAGARNIMIATDGVFSMDGVIANLQGVCDLADKYGAIVMVDDSHAVGFIGENGRGTHEYCQVMDRVDIITGTLGKALGGASGGFTAAKKEVVEWLRQRSRPYLFSNSLAPSIVSASIRVLEMLKTGHALREAVWENSRYFREHMSAAGFTLGGADHAIIPVMIGDAKLASDFANKLLAENIYVIGFSFPVVPKGQARIRTQMSAAHTREQLDHAIGAFTRIGKEMGII, encoded by the coding sequence GTGGCCTCATCCTCTTTCTACGACCGTATCAATCAACAAATTGCTGATGTAAAAGCCGATGGTTTATACAAAAGCGAGCGCGTTATTGCCTCTGCTCAACAAACTGCTATTGAAGTTAATCACCAAGAAGTAATTAACTTTTGTGCCAACAACTATCTTGGTTTAGCCAATCATCCTGAGCTAATTAAAGCTGCCCAACAAGGGTTAGCGAGCCATGGGTTTGGTATGGCGTCTGTTCGCTTTATCTGCGGCACACAAGATATTCATAAGCAGCTTGAGGCCAGCTTAAGTGAATTTTTAGGTATGGAAGATACCATTCTGTATTCCTCTTGTTTTGATGCAAACGCCGGCCTGTTTGAAACCTTATTAGATGCCGAAGATGCGATTGTTTCTGACGCCCTAAACCATGCTTCGATTATTGATGGTGTGCGTTTATGTAAAGCCAAGCGTTTCCGTTATGCCAACAACGACATGGCGGATTTAGAAGTGCAATTAATTGCCGCTAAAGAAGCGGGAGCGCGCAATATTATGATTGCTACTGATGGTGTGTTTTCAATGGATGGTGTTATCGCCAACCTCCAAGGTGTATGTGATTTAGCTGACAAGTATGGTGCAATTGTCATGGTTGATGACTCTCACGCAGTGGGCTTTATTGGCGAAAACGGTCGCGGTACTCACGAATACTGTCAAGTGATGGACAGAGTTGACATCATCACCGGCACCTTAGGCAAAGCATTGGGTGGCGCATCAGGTGGCTTTACTGCGGCGAAAAAAGAAGTCGTTGAATGGCTACGTCAACGCTCTCGCCCCTATTTATTTTCAAACTCTTTAGCTCCCTCAATTGTAAGTGCATCAATTCGGGTGCTTGAAATGCTTAAAACTGGCCATGCGTTACGTGAAGCCGTTTGGGAAAATAGCCGCTACTTCCGCGAGCATATGTCAGCAGCAGGCTTCACATTAGGCGGAGCTGATCATGCCATTATTCCGGTGATGATTGGTGATGCCAAATTAGCGAGCGATTTTGCAAATAAATTATTAGCAGAAAACATTTATGTAATTGGTTTTTCATTCCCAGTTGTGCCAAAAGGCCAAGCGCGTATTCGTACGCAAATGTCTGCCGCACATACTCGTGAACAGTTAGACCATGCTATTGGCGCCTTTACCCGCATTGGTAAAGAAATGGGCATAATTTGA
- the tdh gene encoding L-threonine 3-dehydrogenase — MKALSKLKPEEGIWMVDAPKPEMGHNDLLIKIRKTAICGTDVHIYNWDEWSQKTIPVPMIAGHEYVGEVVDMGQEVRGFSIGDRVSGEGHITCGYCRNCRGGRTHLCRNTSGVGVNRDGAFAEYLVLPAFNAFKIPADISDDLAAIFDPFGNAVHTALSFDLVGEDVLITGAGPIGIMAAAVCKHVGARHVVITDVNEYRLDLALKMGATRAVNVAKESLKDVMKDLGMTEGFDVGLEMSGVPSAFHSMLDTMNHGGKIAMLGIPGSDMAIDWSKVIFKGLIIKGIYGREMFETWYKMASLIQSGLDLSPIITHHFSIDDFQKGFDAMLSGASGKVILDWKA, encoded by the coding sequence ATGAAAGCATTAAGTAAATTAAAGCCTGAAGAAGGCATTTGGATGGTCGATGCGCCTAAACCAGAAATGGGCCATAACGATCTATTAATCAAAATTCGCAAAACGGCTATTTGTGGCACAGATGTGCACATCTACAACTGGGATGAATGGTCACAAAAAACCATTCCTGTCCCTATGATTGCAGGCCACGAATACGTGGGTGAAGTAGTCGATATGGGCCAAGAAGTCCGTGGTTTCAGTATTGGCGACCGCGTTTCAGGTGAAGGGCATATCACCTGTGGTTATTGTCGAAATTGCCGTGGTGGCCGCACACATTTATGTCGTAATACCTCTGGTGTGGGCGTCAACCGTGATGGTGCTTTTGCTGAATACCTTGTTTTGCCTGCATTTAATGCATTTAAAATACCTGCTGATATCTCTGACGATTTAGCCGCTATATTCGACCCATTTGGTAATGCAGTTCATACTGCACTGTCTTTTGATCTGGTGGGTGAAGACGTGTTAATTACTGGTGCAGGCCCTATTGGCATTATGGCTGCGGCAGTTTGCAAACATGTTGGTGCTCGCCACGTCGTGATCACAGACGTAAACGAGTACCGTCTTGATCTTGCCCTAAAAATGGGCGCAACGCGTGCGGTAAACGTTGCCAAAGAAAGCTTAAAAGACGTAATGAAAGATCTTGGTATGACAGAAGGCTTTGACGTAGGGCTAGAAATGTCTGGCGTACCGTCTGCATTCCACTCAATGCTTGATACCATGAACCACGGCGGCAAAATTGCCATGTTAGGCATTCCAGGTAGCGATATGGCTATCGACTGGAGCAAAGTAATATTCAAAGGGCTTATCATCAAAGGGATTTATGGCCGCGAGATGTTTGAAACCTGGTACAAGATGGCAAGCCTTATTCAGTCAGGCTTAGATCTATCGCCAATCATCACTCATCACTTTAGTATCGACGACTTCCAAAAAGGCTTCGACGCCATGCTTAGCGGGGCTTCTGGCAAAGTTATCCTAGACTGGAAAGCGTAA
- a CDS encoding methyl-accepting chemotaxis protein, which translates to MMALSISKKLNISLTALMLLSIFIGFMGFRGISTLENTLVFISTTAWDAADGAMEGTIGIQGQMLGFTEQIKPKSEKNEQDIKDLIASSKEMQDEALGRMKASGLILQDKIRILDGFIADFEKSKQQLQQGIIEQSPNIDKYHYTLIQSGNVLLNYLEELEAAADARVEETASGVNDMIAAIRFQLVFAVIFSVVLGFAIIWLAFKLVITPLRHVTDELKNISEGEGDLSVRLDDKGSDEIAELSRYFNKFVESIHGIIKRVVDSAEQIANSSLNAANKANTSLSVVHKQQDETSHIATSAAQLSSTVDEIARNSAEAAHSAKDAAEGALRCQQSVTVTMALIDQLNNEIAKSSSVIVGLKDDTNSIGSVLGVIGGIAEQTNLLALNAAIEAARAGEQGRGFAVVADEVRSLANRTQESTQDIQQMIEKLQSGAEAAVDAMSSSQSIADKTAEQSHDVKNVLDEVNRLIDQISSMSMQISTATEEQSSVTNEMSHNIENVNHASIEVSESIQVAATDAKRLCDVGLELKELVGRFKV; encoded by the coding sequence ATGATGGCGCTATCAATCAGTAAAAAGTTAAATATCAGCTTAACTGCATTAATGCTGCTGAGTATTTTTATAGGCTTTATGGGTTTTCGTGGGATTAGTACCCTTGAAAATACCTTAGTATTTATCTCAACCACCGCTTGGGATGCTGCTGATGGTGCAATGGAGGGAACTATCGGTATTCAGGGGCAGATGCTAGGGTTCACTGAACAGATAAAACCAAAGTCTGAAAAAAATGAACAAGATATTAAAGATCTAATAGCAAGCTCCAAAGAGATGCAAGACGAAGCATTAGGCAGAATGAAAGCCTCTGGATTAATTCTTCAAGACAAAATTCGAATATTAGATGGTTTTATTGCTGATTTTGAAAAATCTAAACAACAACTACAGCAGGGCATCATCGAGCAATCTCCTAATATAGATAAATATCATTACACCCTCATTCAATCTGGCAATGTATTGCTTAATTATTTAGAAGAATTAGAAGCCGCTGCGGATGCCAGAGTTGAAGAAACCGCCAGTGGTGTAAATGACATGATTGCTGCAATAAGATTTCAATTAGTGTTTGCTGTTATTTTCAGTGTTGTTTTAGGGTTTGCCATCATTTGGTTAGCATTTAAATTAGTTATTACACCATTGCGCCATGTGACTGATGAACTCAAAAATATATCTGAAGGTGAAGGTGACTTGTCGGTACGTTTAGATGATAAAGGCAGTGATGAAATTGCTGAACTCAGTCGCTATTTTAATAAGTTTGTCGAAAGTATTCATGGCATTATTAAACGTGTTGTAGATTCAGCAGAGCAAATTGCCAACAGCTCTTTAAATGCTGCGAATAAAGCAAATACATCTTTATCTGTGGTACATAAGCAACAAGATGAAACCTCGCATATCGCAACGTCTGCGGCACAGTTATCTTCAACTGTTGATGAAATTGCTCGAAATTCTGCAGAAGCCGCTCACTCAGCAAAAGATGCTGCTGAAGGCGCCCTTCGCTGTCAGCAAAGTGTGACGGTTACAATGGCGTTGATTGACCAATTAAATAATGAAATTGCTAAATCTTCTTCTGTGATAGTGGGTTTAAAAGATGACACAAATTCTATTGGCTCAGTATTGGGCGTGATAGGTGGCATTGCTGAACAAACTAACTTATTAGCATTAAATGCAGCAATTGAAGCAGCAAGAGCTGGCGAACAGGGAAGAGGATTTGCTGTGGTTGCAGATGAAGTGAGAAGTTTAGCCAATCGAACGCAAGAATCAACTCAAGATATTCAGCAAATGATTGAGAAATTACAGTCTGGTGCAGAAGCTGCTGTAGATGCAATGAGTAGCAGTCAAAGTATTGCAGATAAAACCGCAGAGCAATCTCATGATGTGAAAAACGTGCTTGATGAAGTCAATCGACTCATTGATCAAATTAGTTCTATGAGTATGCAAATATCGACTGCGACAGAAGAGCAGAGTTCAGTAACCAATGAAATGAGTCATAATATTGAGAATGTTAATCATGCCTCAATTGAGGTCAGTGAGTCGATTCAAGTGGCTGCAACTGATGCGAAAAGACTCTGTGATGTCGGACTTGAATTAAAAGAGTTAGTTGGCCGATTTAAAGTCTAA
- the tnpC gene encoding IS66 family transposase: protein MKTLPHELPDDPAQLKQMLLELQQTLAEKDALIAEQSAQIHDLLVQYNAKLAREFAKKSEKLPGAGEVFNEAEAELGTEQVDTLDAQDKALLTELPTLDKSLEQPKRKPLPVELPREEVVVDIDEADKYCDCCQGALHQMGQSCSETLEFVPAHIKVIKTIRPKYACRQCEQQGVKVAIKTAPMPATPIPKSMATPSLLSHIITCKYQFGLPLYRQETLFSDIGVMLNRKTMSSWMIRCADLLEPLYQRLKVSLLAQDIIHADETPLKVLKADKPTSYMWLYCCGDDAPKGNTNIVLYDYHNSRAGQCAVDFLAGFSGYLQVDGYQAYAQTDATLVACLAHIRRKFIEAKGNNKKTGKADVALNLIGKLYGIEQQIKGKSADDKYAIRQQKSKIIIDELHQWLLQHQDKIPPKMALGKAIIYALNQFEKFRRYLDDGRLSIDNNRAERAIKPFVIGRKAWLFSNTPHGARASAILYSLIETAKANDLVVHEYIANCLQGLADNPSDVESLLPWNIKQR from the coding sequence ATAAAAACCTTGCCCCATGAATTACCTGACGACCCAGCACAACTCAAGCAAATGCTGCTTGAGTTGCAGCAAACGTTGGCCGAAAAAGATGCCCTGATTGCCGAGCAAAGTGCACAAATTCATGACTTACTAGTCCAATACAACGCTAAGCTCGCCAGAGAATTTGCTAAAAAATCAGAGAAACTGCCTGGCGCGGGGGAAGTCTTTAATGAAGCAGAAGCTGAATTAGGTACAGAACAAGTCGATACCCTTGATGCGCAAGATAAAGCGCTACTTACTGAGCTACCGACGCTTGATAAATCATTAGAGCAACCCAAGCGAAAGCCATTGCCAGTTGAACTTCCTCGTGAAGAGGTCGTTGTTGATATTGATGAAGCCGACAAATACTGTGATTGTTGCCAAGGGGCGCTGCATCAAATGGGGCAAAGTTGTAGCGAGACGCTGGAATTTGTCCCCGCGCACATCAAGGTAATAAAAACCATTCGACCGAAATATGCTTGTCGTCAATGTGAGCAGCAAGGTGTTAAGGTCGCGATAAAAACTGCGCCCATGCCTGCAACGCCTATCCCAAAAAGCATGGCAACGCCAAGTTTGCTTAGTCATATCATCACCTGCAAATATCAGTTTGGCTTGCCTTTATATCGCCAAGAAACCCTATTTTCTGATATTGGTGTTATGCTCAATCGCAAGACCATGTCGAGTTGGATGATACGCTGTGCCGATTTACTTGAGCCTTTATATCAACGCCTGAAAGTCAGTTTACTAGCGCAAGACATTATCCATGCGGATGAAACCCCGCTTAAGGTATTAAAAGCCGATAAACCGACTAGCTACATGTGGTTATATTGCTGTGGTGATGATGCTCCCAAGGGCAACACTAACATAGTACTCTATGATTATCACAACAGCCGTGCAGGCCAATGTGCCGTTGACTTTTTAGCAGGGTTTTCCGGTTATTTACAAGTGGATGGCTATCAAGCCTACGCCCAAACCGATGCGACCTTGGTAGCTTGTTTGGCGCATATTCGTCGTAAATTTATCGAAGCTAAAGGGAATAACAAAAAAACAGGCAAAGCTGATGTAGCATTAAACCTTATCGGTAAACTTTATGGCATAGAGCAACAGATTAAAGGTAAATCTGCTGATGATAAATATGCCATAAGGCAGCAAAAATCCAAGATTATCATCGATGAACTTCATCAATGGCTATTACAGCATCAAGATAAAATCCCCCCGAAAATGGCATTAGGTAAAGCCATCATTTATGCGCTGAATCAATTTGAAAAGTTCAGGCGCTACTTAGATGATGGCCGATTAAGTATCGACAACAACCGCGCCGAACGGGCGATAAAACCCTTTGTGATAGGTCGCAAGGCATGGCTATTTTCAAATACACCGCATGGTGCACGTGCCAGCGCAATCCTTTACAGTCTCATCGAAACAGCGAAGGCCAACGACCTAGTCGTACATGAGTATATCGCTAATTGCCTGCAAGGCTTGGCGGATAACCCAAGTGACGTTGAGTCTTTACTACCGTGGAATATCAAGCAAAGGTAA
- the tnpB gene encoding IS66 family insertion sequence element accessory protein TnpB (TnpB, as the term is used for proteins encoded by IS66 family insertion elements, is considered an accessory protein, since TnpC, encoded by a neighboring gene, is a DDE family transposase.) — protein sequence MKMFIDPPAIYLHRDAVDFRKSIDGLVAIVEQELAHDAYTGALFVFCNKAKNKLKLLYWDKTGFALWYKRLEKQRFKWPSKVDRQAYSLTEQQLSWLLSGFDVIGHQSLNYQSLA from the coding sequence ATGAAGATGTTTATCGACCCACCTGCCATTTATTTACATCGTGATGCCGTTGATTTTCGTAAATCCATTGATGGCCTTGTGGCGATTGTTGAACAAGAACTCGCCCATGATGCTTATACTGGCGCACTATTCGTGTTTTGTAATAAGGCTAAAAATAAACTCAAATTGCTGTATTGGGATAAAACGGGATTTGCCCTGTGGTATAAGCGCTTGGAGAAGCAAAGGTTTAAATGGCCCAGTAAAGTTGACCGCCAAGCCTACAGCTTAACCGAGCAGCAGCTTTCATGGTTGTTATCAGGCTTTGATGTGATTGGGCATCAATCACTTAACTATCAATCTTTAGCTTAA
- the tnpA gene encoding IS66 family insertion sequence element accessory protein TnpA → MKTFRNKQQWQELVLAQQQSGLNISAYCRKHKLSTSSFYAHKKRLASTEGAFVCAQISQHKVIEHQVTQLELAPPNVAITLELAHAKLHLPHSVSPSFLAQLLRELAP, encoded by the coding sequence ATGAAAACCTTTCGTAATAAACAGCAGTGGCAAGAGCTCGTTCTTGCGCAGCAGCAAAGCGGCTTAAATATCAGTGCTTATTGCCGCAAACATAAATTATCCACATCGAGCTTTTATGCCCACAAAAAGCGCTTGGCATCAACTGAGGGCGCTTTCGTCTGCGCCCAAATCTCACAACATAAAGTCATTGAGCATCAAGTGACTCAACTCGAACTCGCGCCGCCAAACGTTGCTATCACATTAGAACTCGCTCATGCCAAATTGCACTTGCCTCACTCAGTCTCGCCGAGTTTTCTTGCGCAATTATTGCGAGAGCTTGCGCCATGA
- a CDS encoding sensor domain-containing diguanylate cyclase, which produces MCLWADAYVGIKDFYFSEYIYSKPFWSVATPENNPTNETVISELYLDAAGKGLMISISTPVYFKDEFKGVVSLDVGLDYLSDVLYSYNSSLNNYASIITKNGVLAANKENIGINEEAIKLDKNTKTYKLTKKTDGYYMLSNLINGRFYLIYQLPNADFTRLVIKSIYGIQIILTLFIVILVLLLNLTKNLIKTKKMAESDGLSQMYNRMTLEKISNEIVDHAQKNDEPVSIIMADIDLFKNLNDQYGHHVGDAGIIHVASMIKQAIRKADIVGRYGGEEFVVTMPNTNIETAKLAADRIRQNIEKSTFYNDKKVTISIGVAEGQDLSAHSFHALCQKADLALYQAKKNGRNCTVKYSPDLENLTSKH; this is translated from the coding sequence ATGTGCCTTTGGGCAGACGCTTACGTAGGTATTAAGGACTTTTACTTTTCAGAATACATTTACTCCAAACCTTTTTGGAGTGTCGCAACGCCAGAAAACAATCCTACAAATGAAACTGTTATATCAGAATTATATTTGGATGCTGCAGGAAAAGGGTTAATGATTTCGATATCTACACCCGTTTATTTTAAAGATGAATTTAAAGGAGTTGTCTCTCTGGATGTAGGGTTAGATTACTTAAGCGATGTCTTGTATTCCTACAATTCCTCTTTAAATAATTATGCGAGTATCATTACTAAAAATGGTGTATTGGCTGCAAACAAAGAAAATATCGGAATTAATGAAGAGGCCATTAAGCTAGATAAAAACACTAAAACCTATAAATTAACTAAAAAAACTGATGGATACTACATGCTATCAAACTTAATCAACGGGAGGTTTTACTTAATCTATCAATTACCTAATGCAGACTTTACACGCCTAGTGATAAAAAGCATTTATGGCATTCAAATCATTCTTACTTTATTTATCGTAATTTTAGTGCTTTTACTGAATTTAACCAAAAACCTAATTAAAACCAAAAAAATGGCTGAATCTGATGGGTTAAGCCAAATGTATAATAGAATGACGCTTGAAAAAATTTCTAATGAAATTGTCGATCATGCTCAGAAAAATGATGAACCTGTTAGCATCATTATGGCTGATATTGATTTATTTAAAAATTTAAATGATCAATATGGTCACCATGTGGGTGACGCCGGAATTATTCATGTTGCCTCTATGATTAAACAAGCCATTAGAAAAGCTGACATTGTTGGTAGATATGGTGGTGAAGAGTTTGTGGTCACAATGCCCAATACAAATATAGAAACCGCAAAGTTAGCTGCAGACAGAATAAGACAAAACATAGAAAAATCAACATTTTATAATGACAAAAAAGTGACCATTAGTATTGGGGTGGCTGAAGGGCAAGATTTGAGCGCCCATAGCTTTCATGCACTTTGCCAAAAAGCGGATTTGGCACTTTATCAAGCTAAGAAAAATGGGCGAAACTGCACAGTTAAATACAGTCCTGATCTTGAAAACCTAACAAGTAAGCATTGA
- the glpE gene encoding thiosulfate sulfurtransferase GlpE: MSSFKHLSVNELIQMQTESNDIQIVDIRDAASFNAKHIQGSVNLSNENLAGFIASADMDKPLVVVCYHGVSSQGAAGYLAEQGFDNVYSLSGGFSAWGQIHP, from the coding sequence ATGTCTAGCTTTAAACATTTATCCGTTAATGAACTTATTCAAATGCAAACCGAATCAAACGATATACAAATTGTTGATATTCGTGATGCCGCCAGTTTCAACGCCAAGCATATTCAAGGCTCGGTAAATTTAAGTAACGAAAACCTAGCAGGTTTTATTGCTAGCGCAGATATGGACAAGCCATTAGTGGTGGTTTGTTATCATGGAGTGAGTAGCCAAGGTGCTGCAGGTTACCTTGCCGAACAAGGTTTTGATAACGTCTATAGCCTTAGTGGCGGATTTAGCGCATGGGGGCAGATACACCCATGA